One Paucidesulfovibrio longus DSM 6739 genomic window carries:
- a CDS encoding response regulator: protein MDKKLLLVDDEDGLRRVLGISLTDIGYEVHTASNAEEALERFQALRAPIVLTDIKMPGMDGLELLQAIKAIEPETEVIMITGHGDMNLAIASLKLDATDFITKPINHDALEVALKRAEDRIAMRRQLREHTENLERLVAEKSAKLLHAERRLATRQVLEGLTEAMGQLTTDVDAGESIFNELPCFVSVHNAYLEIIAINQHYRDRLGDFVGANSWDAYCDRKPDDEECPVGKTFRTGKGQRSREILTGRDGSDIPVIVHTAPIKGVGEDADVELVLEISVDVQEVNRLQEELRQSRERYRQLFDAVPCYITVQDRDFKLVEANRRFLQDFGGDPGELCHAVFKGRSEPCRDCPVAKTFADGETHESEEIVTTLAGERFNVLVQTAPILDAAGRVEQVMELSTDITQIRRLQDHLTNLGLLLGTVSHGVKGLLTALDGGIYRVDSGFKKGNEKQVQAGWKVVRQMVGRIRAMVLDILYYAKKRDLRWERVDALEFANQVADIAEAKAQDNGISFIRDFAPDLGEFEVDPGIVSSALVNLLENAVDACLMDKSGAKGEAGSAKDHVIRFHLSERGDDVLFGIEDNGMGMDQETRNKLFTLFFSSKGDRGTGLGLFMSNQIVEQHGGSIVVESEPGKGSRFTVRLPKVLAQSAKTSQTRETESGQACAD from the coding sequence ATGGACAAGAAGCTTCTTCTGGTTGACGACGAGGACGGCCTGCGCCGCGTTCTGGGCATCTCGCTCACGGACATCGGCTACGAGGTCCACACCGCCTCGAACGCGGAAGAAGCCCTGGAACGCTTCCAGGCCTTGCGCGCGCCCATCGTGCTCACGGACATCAAGATGCCGGGCATGGATGGGCTGGAGCTGCTCCAGGCCATCAAGGCCATCGAGCCGGAAACGGAAGTGATCATGATCACCGGGCACGGCGACATGAACCTGGCCATCGCCAGCCTCAAGCTCGACGCCACGGACTTCATCACCAAGCCCATCAACCACGACGCCCTGGAAGTGGCCCTCAAGCGCGCCGAAGACCGCATCGCCATGCGCCGCCAGCTCCGCGAGCACACGGAGAACCTGGAACGGCTCGTGGCCGAGAAGTCCGCCAAGCTGCTCCACGCCGAACGCAGGCTGGCCACCCGCCAGGTGCTCGAAGGACTCACCGAGGCCATGGGCCAGCTGACCACGGACGTGGACGCGGGCGAGTCCATCTTCAACGAGCTGCCCTGCTTCGTGTCCGTGCACAACGCCTACCTCGAGATCATCGCCATCAACCAGCACTACCGCGACCGCCTGGGCGACTTCGTGGGCGCGAACAGCTGGGACGCCTACTGCGACCGCAAGCCCGACGACGAGGAATGCCCTGTGGGCAAGACCTTCCGCACGGGCAAGGGCCAGCGCAGCCGGGAAATCCTCACGGGCCGCGACGGCTCGGACATCCCCGTCATCGTGCACACGGCGCCCATCAAGGGCGTGGGCGAGGACGCGGACGTGGAGCTGGTGCTGGAAATTTCCGTGGACGTGCAGGAGGTCAACCGACTCCAGGAGGAGCTGCGCCAGTCGCGCGAGCGCTACCGCCAGCTCTTCGACGCCGTGCCCTGCTACATCACGGTGCAGGACCGCGACTTCAAGCTCGTGGAGGCCAACCGCCGCTTCCTGCAGGACTTCGGAGGCGACCCCGGCGAACTCTGCCACGCCGTGTTCAAGGGACGCAGCGAGCCCTGCCGCGACTGCCCCGTGGCCAAGACCTTCGCGGACGGCGAAACCCACGAGTCCGAGGAAATCGTCACCACCCTTGCGGGCGAACGCTTCAACGTGCTCGTCCAGACCGCGCCTATCCTCGACGCGGCAGGCAGGGTCGAGCAGGTCATGGAGCTGTCCACGGACATCACCCAGATCCGGCGGCTCCAGGACCACCTGACCAACCTCGGCCTGCTCCTCGGCACCGTTTCCCACGGGGTCAAGGGGCTGCTGACAGCGCTGGACGGCGGCATCTACCGCGTGGACTCCGGATTCAAGAAGGGCAACGAGAAGCAGGTCCAGGCGGGCTGGAAGGTGGTCCGGCAGATGGTCGGCCGCATCCGCGCCATGGTCCTCGACATCCTCTACTACGCCAAGAAGCGCGACCTGCGCTGGGAACGGGTGGACGCCCTGGAATTCGCGAACCAGGTCGCGGACATCGCCGAGGCCAAGGCCCAGGACAACGGCATTTCCTTCATTCGAGACTTCGCCCCGGACCTGGGCGAGTTCGAGGTCGATCCCGGCATCGTCAGCTCCGCGCTGGTCAACCTCCTGGAAAACGCCGTGGACGCCTGCCTCATGGACAAGAGCGGCGCCAAGGGCGAAGCCGGCTCCGCCAAGGACCACGTCATCCGCTTCCATCTCTCGGAACGCGGGGACGACGTGCTCTTCGGCATCGAGGACAACGGCATGGGCATGGACCAGGAAACCCGCAACAAGCTCTTCACCCTGTTCTTCTCCTCCAAGGGCGACCGCGGCACGGGGCTGGGGCTGTTCATGTCCAACCAGATCGTGGAACAGCACGGCGGCTCCATCGTCGTGGAATCCGAGCCGGGCAAGGGGTCGCGCTTCACGGTCCGGCTGCCCAAGGTGCTGGCCCAGTCCGCAAAAACGTCGCAAACCCGCGAAACTGAGTCCGGGCAAGCCTGCGCGGACTGA
- a CDS encoding universal stress protein produces the protein MYYKKILFATTASPACDNAAKVAFDMAMKYDAELVVFHVLGVPTRGFSTQVTDVKTGELEEMYDENYVALVKEEIKSYYEELSDQVNVRIETGVGVPYREILRQARAEDADLIIMGSNTRAEDVSSTRYRGVAGETLRKVAKRARCPVAIISRPCTTCWKLFSNIVVATDFSKASDSAFMYAMKSAEAVGARLYIFHAYDLSASYAGGKAPTQGEIEQRVKEAEQKIKERYLSKMDGFDNYEVAIWEGTPYVEILKYARAKQADLIVMAHHAREYSNPDEAEFGSTVEEVVLRAPCPVASVNHPDKVAD, from the coding sequence ATGTACTACAAGAAGATCCTTTTCGCCACGACGGCCTCTCCCGCCTGCGACAACGCAGCCAAGGTCGCCTTCGACATGGCGATGAAATACGACGCCGAACTCGTGGTCTTCCACGTGCTCGGCGTGCCCACCCGCGGCTTTTCCACCCAGGTCACGGACGTGAAGACCGGCGAGCTGGAGGAGATGTACGACGAGAACTACGTGGCCCTGGTCAAGGAAGAGATCAAGTCCTACTACGAGGAGCTTTCCGACCAGGTCAACGTGCGCATCGAGACCGGCGTGGGCGTGCCCTACCGCGAGATCCTGCGCCAGGCCCGCGCCGAGGACGCCGATCTGATCATCATGGGCTCCAACACCCGCGCCGAGGACGTCAGCTCCACCCGCTACCGCGGCGTGGCAGGCGAGACCCTGCGCAAGGTGGCCAAGCGCGCCCGCTGCCCCGTGGCGATCATCTCGCGCCCCTGCACCACCTGCTGGAAGCTCTTCTCCAACATCGTGGTGGCCACGGACTTCTCCAAGGCTTCCGACTCCGCCTTCATGTACGCCATGAAGTCCGCCGAGGCCGTGGGAGCAAGGCTCTACATCTTCCACGCCTACGATCTCTCCGCGTCCTACGCGGGCGGCAAGGCGCCGACCCAGGGCGAGATCGAGCAGCGCGTCAAGGAAGCCGAACAGAAGATCAAGGAAAGGTACCTGAGCAAAATGGACGGCTTCGACAACTACGAAGTGGCCATCTGGGAAGGCACCCCCTATGTCGAGATTCTGAAGTACGCGCGGGCCAAGCAGGCCGACCTCATCGTCATGGCCCACCACGCCCGCGAATACTCCAATCCGGACGAGGCCGAGTTCGGCAGCACCGTGGAGGAAGTGGTCCTCCGCGCTCCCTGCCCCGTGGCCAGCGTCAACCATCCGGACAAGGTGGCCGACTAG
- the divK gene encoding DVU0259 family response regulator domain-containing protein — MSKKIMVVDDDQNIVDYLVTLFEDNGYETCSASDGVEALVVMKDEKPDLVTLDLEMPDEWGPRFYRKFNQDPELMDTPVIVISGLSGIHLAIRKAVATVNKPFDPDQVLKIVQDAIG; from the coding sequence ATGAGCAAGAAGATCATGGTCGTCGACGACGATCAGAACATCGTGGACTATCTTGTCACCCTTTTCGAGGACAACGGCTACGAGACCTGTTCCGCCAGCGACGGCGTGGAGGCCCTGGTGGTCATGAAGGACGAGAAGCCCGACCTGGTGACCCTGGACCTGGAGATGCCCGACGAGTGGGGGCCTCGGTTCTACCGCAAGTTCAACCAGGATCCCGAGCTCATGGACACCCCCGTCATCGTCATCAGCGGACTTTCCGGCATCCACCTGGCCATTCGCAAGGCCGTGGCCACCGTGAACAAGCCCTTTGATCCCGATCAGGTGCTGAAGATCGTGCAGGACGCCATCGGCTAA
- a CDS encoding response regulator, producing MTRGKVLVVDDELHLRVFLSTAFKTAGYEVVCAPNGDKGLEAARKERPDLITLDLMMPGEGGVTMYQGLQSDPELNATPVIVVSAVEARTFLHSLRTVAAGRGLTLPEPAAYEEKPPNPNRLLRLAAELIGGRGTS from the coding sequence ATGACCCGAGGGAAGGTTCTCGTCGTCGATGACGAACTGCACCTGCGCGTGTTCCTGAGCACCGCCTTCAAGACGGCCGGATACGAAGTCGTCTGCGCCCCGAACGGGGACAAGGGCCTGGAGGCCGCGCGCAAGGAGCGTCCCGACCTGATCACCCTGGACCTGATGATGCCCGGCGAAGGCGGGGTGACCATGTACCAGGGGCTTCAGTCCGACCCCGAACTGAACGCGACGCCCGTGATCGTCGTGTCGGCCGTGGAGGCGAGAACCTTCCTGCATTCCCTCAGAACCGTGGCCGCGGGACGGGGGCTGACCCTCCCGGAACCGGCGGCCTACGAAGAAAAACCACCGAATCCCAACCGTCTGCTCCGGCTCGCCGCCGAATTGATCGGCGGCAGGGGAACGTCCTGA